The following proteins are co-located in the Paenibacillus sp. FSL H8-0079 genome:
- the folP gene encoding dihydropteroate synthase → MTLTPVIYERNYAWGPAELKLGSRTQIMGILNVTPDSFSDGGRYTNVERAVAHAKQMMEDGADLIDIGGESTRPGSAVVNADEELSRIIPVIEALHQQAPHIPISVDTYKADVARQAILAGAHIINDVWGAKADPDMARTAAELGCPIILMHNRQERDYTDYLSDVVSDLQESIQIALTAGVKADQIILDPGIGFVKDLKENLALMSSLGLLNEMGYPVLLATSRKRFIQNTLDVGADDALEGTAATVAFGIAQGCQMVRVHDVKPIRRTADMCDAMLYASPGLRRK, encoded by the coding sequence ATGACACTTACACCTGTCATCTATGAACGGAACTATGCATGGGGGCCAGCTGAGTTGAAGCTGGGGTCAAGAACACAGATCATGGGCATTCTTAACGTCACGCCTGACTCGTTCTCGGATGGTGGACGTTATACCAATGTGGAGCGGGCGGTTGCCCATGCCAAGCAGATGATGGAGGACGGCGCGGACCTGATTGATATCGGTGGGGAGTCCACCAGACCTGGTTCAGCGGTCGTTAATGCCGATGAAGAGCTCAGCAGGATCATTCCGGTTATTGAAGCATTACATCAGCAAGCCCCGCACATTCCAATATCGGTGGACACGTATAAGGCTGATGTTGCACGTCAGGCTATTCTAGCGGGTGCCCATATCATTAATGATGTGTGGGGTGCCAAGGCAGACCCGGATATGGCCCGCACGGCAGCAGAGCTGGGGTGTCCCATCATTCTGATGCATAATCGGCAGGAGAGAGATTATACCGATTATCTGAGTGATGTCGTGAGCGATTTGCAGGAGAGCATACAGATTGCGTTAACAGCCGGAGTGAAAGCAGATCAGATTATCCTGGACCCCGGCATTGGTTTTGTGAAGGATCTGAAGGAGAATCTGGCGCTCATGTCATCGCTCGGTTTGCTCAATGAAATGGGATATCCCGTGCTGCTAGCCACCTCACGCAAAAGATTCATCCAGAACACCCTGGATGTTGGTGCGGATGATGCGCTGGAAGGAACGGCTGCGACTGTTGCATTTGGCATTGCCCAAGGCTGCCAGATGGTTCGGGTTCATGATGTGAAGCCGATTCGGCGGACGGCAGACATGTGTGATGCCATGTTATATGCTTCTCCGGGTCTACGGAGGAAATAA
- the pabA gene encoding aminodeoxychorismate/anthranilate synthase component II, giving the protein MILVIDNYDSFTYNLVQYLGELCETVEVRRNDEIDLAGIEALAPDHILISPGPCTPNEAGISLAVIDHFKGSIPIFGVCLGHQSIGQAFGGNVIRAERMMHGKTSEMHHNGTSVFAGLPSPFTATRYHSLIVERSSLPDCLEITAETAEGEIMGLRHKEYAIEGVQFHPESIITDHGHQMLRNFLSQQVKV; this is encoded by the coding sequence ATGATACTGGTTATCGATAATTACGATTCCTTCACGTACAACCTGGTTCAATATCTGGGTGAACTGTGTGAGACGGTGGAAGTTCGCCGCAACGATGAGATTGATTTGGCAGGCATAGAGGCACTGGCACCTGATCATATTCTGATCTCTCCGGGTCCTTGTACACCGAACGAAGCGGGCATTAGCTTGGCAGTCATCGATCATTTCAAGGGAAGCATCCCGATCTTTGGTGTGTGCCTAGGGCATCAGTCTATTGGACAAGCGTTTGGCGGTAATGTCATTCGTGCGGAGCGCATGATGCACGGCAAAACATCTGAGATGCACCATAATGGAACATCGGTATTTGCCGGATTGCCATCTCCATTCACAGCTACCCGGTATCACTCCCTGATTGTGGAGCGCAGCAGCTTGCCTGACTGTCTAGAGATTACAGCGGAGACAGCTGAAGGTGAGATTATGGGTCTGCGCCACAAAGAATATGCAATTGAAGGGGTTCAATTCCACCCGGAATCCATTATTACAGACCACGGTCACCAGATGCTTCGCAACTTCCTGTCCCAACAAGTGAAGGTATAA
- a CDS encoding aminotransferase class IV, translated as MQYAAINGELVHMAAAVVPVTDHGFLYGLGLFETFRTYQGAPYLLERHLERMASGCEELGIPFTTTAAEVTDWILRLMDANGLQDAYVRYTVSAGEAPLGLPAGDYSKPNHIVLAKALPESSPSVYESGKMLQRLSTPRNTPEGDVRFKSLHYMNSILAKRELNRYGQYVQGAEGLQLTRDGHVAEGIVSNVFWVRENVLYTPALSTGILPGITRAVVLEIATQRGIPCIETLAAWEVLLQADEIFLTGSVAELVPVTTLRDQGGTETIISNGHIGPVTAVLLGMYRQKAGYTS; from the coding sequence ATGCAATATGCCGCGATAAACGGAGAGTTGGTTCATATGGCGGCAGCCGTGGTTCCTGTAACGGATCACGGCTTTTTGTACGGACTGGGACTGTTCGAGACGTTTCGGACATATCAGGGGGCCCCTTATCTTCTGGAACGGCATCTGGAGCGGATGGCTTCGGGGTGTGAGGAACTGGGCATTCCTTTTACAACGACTGCGGCAGAGGTGACAGATTGGATTCTACGCTTGATGGATGCAAACGGACTTCAGGATGCGTATGTTCGTTATACGGTATCAGCGGGTGAAGCACCGCTAGGCCTACCTGCTGGTGATTATTCGAAGCCGAATCATATTGTACTGGCAAAAGCATTACCTGAGTCCTCTCCCTCTGTATATGAGAGCGGCAAAATGCTTCAACGTCTTTCTACACCTCGCAACACGCCTGAAGGAGACGTGCGTTTCAAGTCGCTGCATTACATGAACAGCATTCTGGCGAAACGAGAGCTGAACCGCTACGGGCAGTATGTACAGGGTGCAGAAGGGCTACAATTAACTCGTGATGGTCATGTAGCTGAGGGCATTGTCAGCAATGTGTTCTGGGTACGGGAAAATGTGCTCTACACGCCAGCGCTCTCAACCGGCATTCTGCCGGGCATCACGAGAGCTGTGGTACTTGAAATCGCTACGCAGCGAGGAATCCCCTGCATAGAAACACTAGCGGCTTGGGAGGTTTTACTGCAAGCAGATGAAATATTTCTAACCGGCTCAGTGGCAGAGCTGGTTCCGGTGACAACTCTGCGGGATCAGGGTGGAACCGAAACGATAATTAGCAACGGACATATTGGCCCGGTTACAGCAGTCCTTCTGGGTATGTACCGGCAGAAAGCGGGGTATACTTCATGA
- a CDS encoding anthranilate synthase component I family protein produces the protein MTHLMTTYADWTEWAGQGWTMMPYITKSDEGPYHGGLPLSWEAAWEQASPYAIVLENGKGGRYTFLGLDPVSVISGKGQEAIIHDVTQGTTSTDSGKPLDVLKRWTAPYSAPKVNGAPDFGGGYAGYLSYDVARSLEKLPVMSEDNPALPDYWWMRFEEIWAYDHEQQALFCMVHLAIEPNRNETDILSLYSAAETRATAMQKRWLHIMGAAQAEEQQQALERRNKQVNRTPQPEDAERESEGWETSFPQEDFEQAVRTVQEYIRQGDVFQVNLSLRQEKRLHSSAEHIYEWLRLVNPSPYMGMLRSPEFQLVSGSPELLVKVENGKVSARPIAGTRRRGRDEAEDKAMADELLSSEKERAEHIMLVDLERNDIGRIAAYGSVHVPELMTIEKYSHVMHLVSQVEGRLAEGLSAFDVIAATFPGGTITGAPKVRTMEIIEELEPVRRGPYTGSIGWMDYSGNMELNIVIRTLAIKDGIGYVQAGAGIVIDSDPYREYKECRNKARAMMRAVNYSEEAEADRAVEQEQAKRTEAVKLN, from the coding sequence ATGACACACCTGATGACAACATACGCCGACTGGACGGAGTGGGCTGGACAAGGCTGGACCATGATGCCCTATATCACGAAGTCGGATGAGGGACCGTATCATGGCGGTTTACCGTTATCGTGGGAGGCAGCCTGGGAGCAGGCGTCACCATACGCAATTGTGCTGGAGAATGGCAAAGGCGGGAGATATACATTTCTGGGGTTAGACCCCGTATCCGTTATTTCCGGTAAAGGTCAAGAAGCGATTATTCATGATGTGACGCAAGGAACCACCTCGACAGACAGCGGCAAGCCGCTTGATGTATTGAAGAGATGGACTGCGCCGTATAGCGCACCCAAGGTTAATGGGGCTCCAGACTTTGGGGGTGGATACGCAGGTTATCTCAGCTACGATGTAGCAAGATCGTTGGAGAAGCTTCCAGTTATGTCTGAAGATAACCCGGCTTTGCCGGATTATTGGTGGATGCGCTTTGAAGAAATATGGGCGTATGACCATGAGCAGCAGGCACTTTTCTGCATGGTTCATCTGGCTATAGAGCCTAACCGGAACGAAACGGATATCCTTAGCCTATATTCAGCGGCAGAAACACGAGCGACAGCGATGCAGAAACGTTGGCTTCATATTATGGGGGCTGCACAGGCCGAGGAACAACAGCAGGCACTGGAACGCCGCAACAAGCAGGTCAATCGTACACCGCAGCCTGAAGATGCGGAAAGGGAATCGGAAGGATGGGAAACCTCCTTTCCCCAGGAGGACTTTGAACAAGCTGTGCGTACGGTACAGGAATATATCAGGCAGGGCGATGTGTTCCAGGTGAATCTGTCCTTAAGACAGGAGAAGCGGCTTCATTCGAGCGCTGAGCATATTTATGAATGGCTGCGCCTTGTGAATCCATCACCGTATATGGGTATGCTGCGTAGTCCAGAGTTTCAACTGGTAAGTGGATCTCCCGAACTTCTGGTCAAAGTGGAGAATGGCAAAGTCAGTGCACGTCCCATCGCAGGGACCCGAAGAAGGGGCCGTGATGAAGCAGAGGATAAAGCTATGGCGGATGAACTGCTCAGCAGTGAGAAGGAACGGGCGGAGCATATTATGCTCGTCGATCTGGAACGTAATGATATCGGACGTATTGCGGCCTACGGTTCGGTTCATGTGCCGGAATTGATGACCATCGAGAAGTATTCCCATGTCATGCATCTCGTTTCCCAAGTGGAAGGCAGGCTGGCAGAAGGATTATCGGCATTTGATGTGATCGCTGCGACATTCCCGGGTGGAACGATTACAGGAGCGCCCAAAGTGCGCACCATGGAGATTATCGAGGAGCTTGAGCCTGTGCGGCGTGGACCATATACGGGTTCCATCGGGTGGATGGATTACAGTGGAAATATGGAATTGAACATCGTCATTCGTACGCTTGCCATCAAGGATGGCATTGGCTATGTACAAGCCGGTGCAGGTATTGTTATTGATTCCGATCCATATCGGGAATACAAGGAATGCCGCAATAAGGCAAGAGCGATGATGAGAGCTGTGAACTACAGCGAAGAGGCGGAAGCGGATAGAGCTGTCGAACAAGAACAAGCGAAACGAACGGAAGCTGTTAAACTAAACTAA
- the cysK gene encoding cysteine synthase A yields MAKVVNNVTELIGGTPLVRLNRIVPEGSAEVFVKLEYQNPGSSVKDRIAISIVEEAEKEGKLKPGDTIIEATSGNTGIGLAMVAAAKGYKSVIVMPETMSLERRNLLRAYGAELVLTPGAEGMNGAVKKAEELLKENPSYFMAEQFKNKANVKIHRETTGPEIVDAIQSVGGTLDAFVAGIGTGGTITGTGEVLKEAFAGIKIVAVEPAASPILAGGKPGPHKIQGIGANFIPEILDQEIYDEIIHIENDDAFETARQVAKEEGILSGISSGAAIRAGLQVAKQLGEGKRVVVIVPSNGERYLSTPLYNFEG; encoded by the coding sequence ATGGCTAAAGTAGTTAATAACGTAACAGAACTCATCGGAGGTACTCCGCTTGTTCGTCTGAACCGTATCGTACCTGAAGGCAGTGCTGAAGTATTCGTGAAGCTGGAGTACCAGAATCCAGGTTCAAGTGTGAAAGACCGTATCGCAATTAGCATTGTGGAAGAAGCGGAAAAAGAAGGCAAGCTGAAACCAGGCGATACCATTATTGAAGCAACAAGTGGTAACACGGGAATCGGACTCGCGATGGTGGCTGCAGCCAAAGGCTACAAGTCCGTTATTGTAATGCCTGAGACAATGAGCTTGGAGCGTCGCAACTTGCTTCGTGCGTATGGTGCTGAGCTTGTGCTTACACCTGGAGCGGAAGGTATGAATGGTGCTGTTAAAAAAGCCGAAGAACTGCTGAAAGAAAACCCATCCTATTTCATGGCTGAGCAATTTAAAAATAAAGCCAACGTGAAGATCCACCGTGAAACGACTGGCCCTGAGATTGTGGACGCGATCCAATCTGTGGGTGGTACGTTGGATGCTTTCGTTGCGGGAATTGGTACAGGCGGAACAATTACAGGTACAGGTGAAGTGCTCAAAGAAGCTTTCGCTGGTATTAAAATTGTTGCGGTTGAGCCAGCAGCTTCGCCAATTCTGGCAGGCGGCAAACCAGGACCACATAAGATCCAAGGGATTGGTGCCAACTTTATCCCTGAGATTCTGGATCAGGAAATCTATGATGAGATCATTCACATTGAGAATGATGATGCATTCGAGACGGCTCGTCAGGTAGCGAAGGAAGAGGGCATTCTGTCCGGTATTTCTTCCGGTGCGGCGATCCGTGCAGGTCTTCAGGTTGCGAAACAGTTGGGTGAAGGCAAGCGCGTTGTCGTGATTGTGCCAAGTAACGGCGAACGTTACCTCAGCACACCGCTTTACAACTTCGAAGGCTAA